One Acidobacteriaceae bacterium genomic region harbors:
- a CDS encoding TniQ family protein, translating into MSILVRHPGPEVTESPLGYALRLAEANGYGSPWNLYQFAGMKQNEVRTTGFAVEKLCAVTTRSLAELRRISYVNETGEPHSCRLLGHELAPIELDLKNPKVCRFCVMEKGFIEAYWDLALMIGCPLHRCSAVNVCARCGKRLRWYRKGLLACSCENDLQDAEVRSLSGQTSALLSVIRCVVMRETVSSRESHGLPADTLAGMELRSLLQIVRLLGRYRVLADGMKNPSDRVTLVNRSAHVLSEWPNNFFHLLDDLERSQGQKGGSGVRSHFSGLYTAVFKRSSSEDVSFLGLVREAFLDYLTQRWTGGAVHGNLLKRFPGKASKRYLSASEISARYDVQPRTARRFLSLHRASLRLQDGSSRVLIDSREAALRNTVPGRILRAREAARALGLSVPLLQYLRKTGLFEVNHLFPSKPGYHERDVKAFKERIAGLVSITGGAESVPKRFVSLLQVLKNPHTSVELKAAVLRGLFAGRLQLVGSGDKSTPHGFIDREVYDAFVRETAEQLLGHRSTRAAARELGCEPECIPHLVREGQLRGVVSPAGLRVTVDSIKALRACWISLATLAKAHRTSSRALRQRCEVAGISLLLVPSRPKTAPRPFIHVDQVRRMMATETESSDCATSQPNNLLPIGDDTCVTFD; encoded by the coding sequence ATGAGCATTCTTGTCAGACATCCCGGACCGGAAGTGACTGAAAGTCCCCTTGGCTACGCACTTCGGCTCGCTGAAGCGAACGGCTACGGTTCACCTTGGAATCTGTATCAATTCGCCGGCATGAAGCAGAACGAAGTGAGGACCACTGGATTTGCGGTCGAGAAGCTTTGTGCCGTCACAACCCGTTCGCTTGCCGAATTGAGACGGATCTCTTACGTCAATGAGACGGGCGAGCCGCACTCTTGCCGGCTGCTTGGACATGAACTCGCTCCAATTGAGTTGGATCTTAAAAATCCGAAGGTTTGCCGATTCTGTGTGATGGAGAAGGGATTCATCGAAGCTTATTGGGACCTGGCGCTAATGATCGGCTGCCCACTGCACCGATGCTCCGCAGTCAATGTATGTGCCCGATGTGGGAAACGGCTGCGTTGGTACCGGAAAGGACTGCTGGCTTGCAGCTGTGAGAACGATTTGCAGGACGCGGAGGTGCGGTCGCTGAGCGGGCAGACCTCGGCACTTCTCAGTGTCATCCGGTGCGTGGTGATGAGGGAAACCGTAAGTTCCCGCGAGAGTCACGGGCTACCTGCCGACACTTTAGCGGGCATGGAGCTCCGGTCGCTACTCCAGATCGTTCGGTTACTGGGCCGGTACCGCGTGCTTGCCGACGGAATGAAGAACCCATCCGACAGGGTCACGTTGGTAAATCGATCGGCGCACGTCCTGTCCGAGTGGCCCAACAACTTCTTTCATCTGCTCGATGATCTTGAACGCTCACAGGGGCAGAAGGGGGGGAGCGGAGTCCGCTCCCATTTCTCCGGGCTGTATACGGCAGTCTTCAAGCGCTCTTCTAGCGAGGATGTGAGTTTCCTCGGGCTTGTCAGGGAGGCCTTTCTGGACTACCTGACGCAGCGTTGGACGGGCGGTGCGGTCCACGGCAACCTACTCAAGAGGTTTCCCGGCAAAGCTTCCAAGCGCTATCTCTCCGCCTCCGAAATTTCTGCTCGCTATGACGTCCAACCCAGGACCGCTAGGCGATTCCTCAGCCTGCATCGGGCCTCACTCCGGCTCCAAGATGGATCGTCCCGGGTCCTGATTGACAGCAGAGAAGCAGCACTGCGGAATACAGTACCCGGACGGATCCTCAGAGCGAGAGAGGCGGCGAGGGCCTTGGGACTCTCCGTCCCGTTGCTCCAGTATCTCCGCAAAACGGGGCTCTTTGAGGTCAATCACCTGTTCCCAAGTAAGCCCGGTTATCACGAGAGAGATGTGAAGGCATTCAAGGAGCGGATTGCAGGTCTTGTGTCGATTACGGGCGGCGCTGAATCCGTTCCAAAGAGATTCGTAAGTCTATTACAGGTATTGAAAAATCCTCACACCTCAGTCGAGCTCAAGGCTGCCGTTTTGCGGGGACTGTTCGCCGGCCGACTTCAACTTGTCGGGAGTGGTGATAAATCGACGCCTCATGGGTTTATTGATCGAGAGGTTTACGACGCGTTCGTAAGGGAGACGGCCGAGCAACTCCTTGGTCATCGCTCAACAAGAGCAGCGGCGAGGGAGCTTGGTTGTGAACCAGAATGCATTCCGCATCTCGTTCGTGAAGGACAGCTCAGGGGTGTTGTTTCTCCCGCTGGTTTGAGAGTCACCGTGGACTCGATCAAAGCACTCCGTGCGTGTTGGATCTCTCTTGCTACTCTCGCGAAAGCACATCGGACATCGAGCCGCGCGTTGCGTCAGAGGTGCGAGGTTGCGGGAATATCGCTCCTCCTTGTTCCTTCACGTCCCAAGACTGCTCCTCGGCCATTTATCCACGTCGACCAGGTCAGAAGAATGATGGCCACCGAAACTGAATCCTCGGACTGCGCCACATCGCAGCCGAACAACTTGCTTCCCATAGGTGATGACACATGCGTGACGTTCGATTAG